The nucleotide sequence GAGCCGCCCGTCCTCGGGACTGTCGATTCCGCGCGCGCGCGCGGCAACCGCGATCGCCCGATAGAGCGCCCCGGAGTCGATGTAGGCGAAGCCGAGTCTCTCCGCCACGAGTCGGGCGCTCGTCGTCTTTCCCGTTCCCGCAGGGCCGTCGATGGCGAGAAGGAAGTGGCGCCTCATGACACCGACGCTCCCAGTTGCACGATCCGGTCGATGAAGGTCGGGTCGGAGCTGGCGATCGGCCGAACATCCTCGATGACGACGGGCGCCTCGGCCGCGAGCCCCGCGACGATCCCCGCCATCGCGATTCTGTGATCGCCGCAGGGGTCGACCGCCCCACCCTTGAGCCTTCCGGCGCCCTCGATCCGAAGCCAGTCGGGCCCCGCCTCCACCCCGCAGCCGAGGGCGCGCAGCATCGCGGCGGTGGAGGCGATCCGATCGGACTCCTTCACCCTGAGCTCGGCGCAATCGCGGATGACGGTCTCCCCGTCGGCCATCGCGGCCGCGACGGCGAGCGCGGGCACCTCATCGATCATCCTCGGCAGGAGCGGCCCGGCGATCGAGACGCCGCGGAGCCTGCTCGCCCGCGCGCGAACGGTTCCGGTCGGCTCCGGCCCCGACGCCTCATCGGGGACGATCTCTACGTCCGCGCCCATTCTCTTCAGGATCTCGACGGCGCCCGTTCGGCCTGGATTGAGCAGAACTCCATCCAATCGGACATCCGAGCCCTCGACAAGAGCGGCGGCGACGATGTAGAAGGTCGCCGCGGACGGGTCGGAGGGCACGATCCACTCGAACCCCTCATGCCGGGGCACAGGAGCGCGCAGGACGACGCGACCCGCTTCTCGATCGACGGGAAGGCCAAGCCACTGGAGGAGCCTCTCGGTGTGGTCGCGCGTCTCGATGCGCTCCTCGATGATGAGCTCTCCCTCGGAGAGACCGAGGCCCGCGAGGAGCAGGCTTCCCTTCACCTGGGCGCTGGGCGCCTCGGGGGTGTGGCGGATCGCCCGCAGGCGCCCTCCGCGGATCTCGATCGGAGGGAACTCCTCGTCCCGAAGCACGATCTCCGCCCCCATCTCGCGCAGCGGCCGGGCAATCCGCCGCATCGGCCGTCGGTTGAGGGAGGCATCCCCCGTCAGGACGGCGCGGACGGGATGGCACGCCAGCAGGCCGCTCAGCAGGCGCATTCCCGTCCCCGAATTCCCCATCCTGAGGGGAGCCGCCGGGGTTCGAAGAGATCCGGTCGAGCCGGAGAGATCCCACCCGGTCGCGGCGTGGTCGATCCTCGCTCCCAGCTCGCGAAGGGCCCGCGCGGTGGCCACGCAGTCCGCTCCCGGGTTCGGATGGATCAGCCTCGATCGCCCTCGCGCGATGGCCCCCAGGATGAGCGCGCGATGGGTGAGGGACTTGTCTCCCACGGGACGCAGGACTCCACGCAGGGGGCGGCCAGGTCGAACGACAATCGCGTGCTCGGTCCGAACGCTCATTCCGAGCTTCCCGCGGGGGGGCGCTCCCTCGGGTACGATCCCAGGATGCGAAACCACTCGGTTGTGCCGCTCAACTCCTCCAGGGCATCGCGCACGACCGGGTCGCTTCGGTGTCCCTCGATCTCCAGCAGGAGGACGGCTTCGCCGGCCCCCACTGGCGTCCGGCGAGGTTCAACCCAGAGGAGGTTGATGCGACGGCGGACGAGAGTCTCTGTCAACTCGTGCAGCCGGCCCGGGCGGTCCGCGAGCAGAAGAAGGCATGATGTCTTGTCCTCGCCGGAAGGGGCGGCGTCCGCGCCGGCGAGGACGAGGAAGCGACGGAAGAGGAGCGGCTCGTCCTCGAGCCCTCC is from Candidatus Eisenbacteria bacterium and encodes:
- the aroA gene encoding 3-phosphoshikimate 1-carboxyvinyltransferase; amino-acid sequence: MSVRTEHAIVVRPGRPLRGVLRPVGDKSLTHRALILGAIARGRSRLIHPNPGADCVATARALRELGARIDHAATGWDLSGSTGSLRTPAAPLRMGNSGTGMRLLSGLLACHPVRAVLTGDASLNRRPMRRIARPLREMGAEIVLRDEEFPPIEIRGGRLRAIRHTPEAPSAQVKGSLLLAGLGLSEGELIIEERIETRDHTERLLQWLGLPVDREAGRVVLRAPVPRHEGFEWIVPSDPSAATFYIVAAALVEGSDVRLDGVLLNPGRTGAVEILKRMGADVEIVPDEASGPEPTGTVRARASRLRGVSIAGPLLPRMIDEVPALAVAAAMADGETVIRDCAELRVKESDRIASTAAMLRALGCGVEAGPDWLRIEGAGRLKGGAVDPCGDHRIAMAGIVAGLAAEAPVVIEDVRPIASSDPTFIDRIVQLGASVS
- a CDS encoding AAA family ATPase is translated as MRRHFLLAIDGPAGTGKTTSARLVAERLGFAYIDSGALYRAIAVAARARGIDSPEDGRL